A genomic window from Salvelinus sp. IW2-2015 linkage group LG13, ASM291031v2, whole genome shotgun sequence includes:
- the LOC112081219 gene encoding uncharacterized protein, producing the protein MANCMVFHTQIASIMEVLANAAVVEICKLVDDDYAVFRLEITQSQKENRSLQRKLQLLELKVARERAVASPSSVKILDRHRRMARGERHLPGGHKSFVKPARHNTCXDDQPITVDEGSGTSTQNVIVIESTEAAGPGVKKERSEGKEDPWHSRDIQNGAAGAPPVATANPTTAQPRTRHSITEVSGTPIDVLKSETDTETLTVTQMQLHRGSDHRSDPERLGCPPDSEYLPVFHQSQRTVHSHGDGDSLDTGGDDXSCSYATEMDPSNMPLGLETQTDLSRGDWNRYSSSVYSEGCLDEKGECLGVDEVTVKVEGDVPPTWNSDSHLGDGLTQGRDFLDYRESLETNPNVATHSPLHTFRDRNPVSRSMGPTDPHRLVLFDKRLNSNDRTRAQVRGGGATSGKSKEKRFLCMFCNKGFSCPQKVEIHQRVHTGVKPFSCTQCPMAFAQAGDLKRHQRVHTGEKPFSCTQCPMAFAQAGHLKRHQRVHTGEK; encoded by the exons atggctaactgtatggtttttcacacacaaatagcatccatcatggaggtgctagcgaacgCAGCTGTGGtagagatctgtaaactcgtagacgacgactatgcagtgtttcgtttggaaataactcaaagccagaaagaaaacaggtcaTTGCAAAGGAAACTACAACTActggaactgaaggtggcacgggagcgcgcCGTTGCTagtcccagtagtgtcaagatccttGACCGACACAGaagaatggcaagag GTGAAAGACATCTCCCTGGAGGCCACaagagctttgtgaagccagccaGACACAATACATGCKgagatgaccaaccaatcactgttgatgaggggagtggaacctcaacccagaacgttatcgtgatagag TCTACAGAagctgcaggtcctggggtcaagAAGGAGAGGTCTGAAGGAAAGGAGGACCCAtggcacagcagagacatccagaaTGGAGCGGCTGGAGCGCCCCCTGTAGCCACAGCAAACCCCACCACTGCGCAGCCCAGGACCCGAcacagcatcacggaggtcagtggaacgccgaTCGACGTCCtgaagtcagagacagacaccgagactttaactgtaacacaaatgcaATTACACAGaggatctgaccacagatcagacccagagagactgggctgtcctcctgaCTCAGAGTATTTACCTGTATTTCACCAGAGCCAGAGGACTGTTCATTCCCATGGTGATGGTGACTCGTTAGACACTGGAGGTGATGATRCGTCTTGTTCTTAcgctacagagatggaccctagcaacatgcccttgggtttagagacacagactgatctgtctagaggggactggaaccggtacagtagtagtgtatactctgaagggtgcctagatgAGAAAGGCGAGTGTCTGGGCGTAGATgaagtgactgtgaaagtggagggcgacgtTCCTCCCACATGGAATTCAGATAGTCACCTAGGAGATGGACTCACacagggcagagatttcttagattacagggaaagcttGGAGACAAATCCAAATGTCGCGACCCACTCRCCTTTACACACGTTCAGGGATCGCAACCCAGTGTCCAGATCGATGGGGCCTACTGATCCACACCGCCTCGTCCTTTTCGATAAGAGATTGAACTCAAATGACAGAACTAGAGCCCAGGTTCGGGGTGGGGGAGCAACATCAGGCaaaagtaaagagaaacggttcctctgcatgttctgtaacaaaggcttcagctgcccccagaaggtggagattcaccagagggtccacacaggggtgaaacccttcagctgtacccagtgtcccATGGCCTTCGCTCAAgctggtgacctgaagaggcaccagagagtacacacgggggagaaacccttcagctgtacccagtgtcccATGGCCTTCGCTCAGGCTGGTCACCTGAAGagacaccagagggtccacacaggggagaaataa